In Sceloporus undulatus isolate JIND9_A2432 ecotype Alabama chromosome 7, SceUnd_v1.1, whole genome shotgun sequence, one DNA window encodes the following:
- the LOC121936499 gene encoding taste receptor type 2 member 40-like, giving the protein METKRCDFSGEDTDSLSTIIYRVSTSVELMAGMSLNVFIIAVNIADRLRNRGLKPVDQILTALAVSRFFYLCLLMFKLLCMVLIPWVFEFTRLYQMFKAATWFLTCTTLFFSATLCAFYCAKIANFQQRTFILLKTRISQLVPYLLLFSVFASLVNTSPFFYGIYQVACSKQENDSHPSGNGTRLGSANLETNTLNLFLFCSIGFSVAFSFLATLAFLLLFSLWQHTRTCSASFGRPNLEAHFRAVKIILCLLTTEALKFVALILLLSNIFLDRSPQSRFCTSIALGCPTIESGIVIWGNPKLKEAFMATVAHCSLPLPLK; this is encoded by the coding sequence ATGGAGACCAAAAGGTGCGACTTCTCCGGAGAAGACACGGACTCTCTGTCCACCATCATCTACCGCGTTTCAACCAGCGTGGAACTCATGGCCGGGATGTCTTTGAACGTCTTCATCATTGCCGTGAACATCGCTGACCGGCTGCGGAACCGAGGCCTGAAGCCCGTCGACCAGATCTTGACCGCTTTGGCCGTCTCCAGGTTCTTCTACTTGTGCCTCCTCATGTTCAAGCTTTTGTGCATGGTCCTGATCCCTTGGGTTTTTGAGTTCACCCGCCTCTACCAAATGTTCAAAGCTGCCACCTGGTTCCTGACCTGCACCACCCTCTTCTTCTCGGCGACCCTCTGCGCCTTTTATTGTGCCAAAATAGCTAACTTCCAGCAGCGGACCTTCATCCTCCTCAAGACAAGGATCAGCCAGCTGGTTCCCTACCTGCTCCTCTTCTCCGTCTTTGCGTCCTTGGTGAACACCTCTCCATTTTTCTACGGCATTTATCAGGTCGCCTGCAGCAAGCAGGAAAATGATTCGCACCCTTCTGGGAACGGCACGCGCCTCGGAAGCGCCAATTTGGAAACAAACACATTGAATCTGTTCCTCTTCTGCAGCATTGGATTTTCAGTAGCCTTCTCCTTCCTGGCCACCTTGGCTTTCCTTCTGCTCTTCTCTCTCTGGCAGCACACCAGGACTTGCAGCGCCAGCTTCGGCCGCCCAAACCTGGAGGCTCATTTCCGGGCCGTGAAAATCATCCTGTGCCTCTTGACCACCGAAGCCCTCAAGTTCGTCGCCctgatcctcctcctctccaaTATATTTCTGGACAGAAGTCCCCAGAGCCGTTTCTGCACTTCCATCGCCTTGGGGTGCCCCACGATCGAGTCTGGCATCGTGATCTGGGGAAACCCTAAACTAAAAGAGGCCTTTATGGCCACCGTGGCTCATTGCAGCCTGCCCTTGCCCCTGAAGTAA